The proteins below are encoded in one region of Parvicella tangerina:
- a CDS encoding gliding motility-associated C-terminal domain-containing protein — protein sequence MYKILLLFIGLTAFFRINASHIPGGNITYECLGNDQYVITLTLFEDCGTAFIANGPINIDVSNDCGITGLTQATLQNVIYAEEVSQLCDAQLPFSECNGNNMPGIYMHQWTDTLTLSDQCDAWTFSYEICCRNASDNVIGADGASFYIETTLNNQDAPCNSSPSVTTQMIPYICVNQPLIYNLGVYEPDGNTLVYSLIDGQNGGAGGALNYAPPNTGAAPIPGISINSSTGDLSFTPTQVGNYVVVVLVEEYDENGVLIGSLTQDFQFEVINCPANTNPVEPAGITNYSGDGVQLSSNEIEVCPGDQFCFQLEFTDLNAGDSIFISSNLDVALPGATFTQLTFQSPAVAEICWTATSTVPSNTSVVFNARDNACPMFGITFFPLSVFINPGTDAGPDVTLCAGDTTDLYATGGTSFTWEALPGGDPISVGNNFECETCQGTYALPSVTTQYEVTSDLTGLCSNKDTVEVEVVPDFAYTLSQSAETSCIGSDVSFELVMNPIDVYDIQWTPGSGLDDPNSATPVLTTSAPGNYAYAVSIESPMGCVRYDTLEVTVAPATSPDYEVLVSQTDLDCGDTVFFDVNILSAPPAICDLSINTICDGPESNYQVGSFDTQNTLTSWPAPFGNWYRNAKHQFLFTAAELLAAGLQPGKITEIAWDVTEINGDTIYYDYTINMGCTSTSDLNTWETGLSNVFTPQNVEVNLGTNTLVFSSAYEWDGVSNLVVEICYDNRHLNWSNNSVTPLTNTSFNSSLVYISDNLAACPAINVSQTSNQRPVTYFSNCSLEPDPNNFTFNWQSTADPVDDPASDSTFAIVSNDGDFEVFVTNLLGGCVDSTTISVTAECCGFDEVIIDDVTCFGGVDGGLSIIPYSNHVTTFEVLVTETSSGSTVYNQAGIVDTAFVNGLAAGDYTIQMMTNDGCMSDTSITIEQPVEFVVSIEGDSVMCIGDSLQLSADGGVVFDWTNAVSFADNSLDTVWYIGNTSEMIYLQATDATGCIAVDSLQMTVNALPMISLSNDTTICENDTTTLVASGGDSYTWTPNIDISTTMGSSVEVWPSGTAVYQVTVEDANGCLDSASVTVTIQSLPSIDAGPDIEICFGDTAILNGLGSDVNTWILGDSILDPMNEVTEAWPSTSNTYVLEGTDLLGCVNYDTMEVTVNSLPTVDAGSDLWVCPSSTVQLQGSSDGAVFSWTPTADLNDPSILMPDASPDDTTVYYLTVQSAVGCEQVDSMIVFAGGPVPTDAGINDTICEGDSVMIGAAPTAVAGTLFDWQPAASIVDNTLDNPVVYPSSDTWFVVNTANDTCTGVDSVFVKVHPYPLANAGADIAICIGDTAQLNATGGVSYSWNTETNLSDSTIADPIIYPTSTTDFSVTVTDALGCSQSDTMEVIVNPLPIADAGQNDTICFGDTTQLSASGGVGFLWSPNDSISDELVFDPSVWPSTTTDYIVEVTDANSCINADTIRIVVNPLPIVDAGLDLEMCIYDSIQLNVTGAVDYIWSPDSTLSQNDISNPFSNALDSETFVVLGTDANGCQNTDTMELIVHDLPIVMASQDTAICIYDTASIGATGALQYEWSPSADLAAPNDAMTLAYPQDTTVYIVEGTDANGCVNVDSLILTVDPLPIANAGIDVDICRGDSTQLTASGGESYYWTPMDSIVDENVFNPIVYPDTTTEYIVTVVDSNACVNYDSVNVNVFRVATIPDTSICLTDSIQLAVYGSPGNQFVWTPSDGLSESNLPNPMASPENSTTYTVTVSDVAGCVDQASVNITVFDIPIIGFSYVLTPDCDGVLVEFSDSSSYADDYRWSFSNGQEVDDIEPTTLFEYDSEAGVDLLLSNDFGCSTDSTFAISLTDFDSFYDIHIPNVFTPNGDGQNDYFWVQVPGNLAECLDLKVYNRWGMLIFNSFGGITAWDGKNSDGDEVPDGTYMFTIEIEDYTYEGTVTIFR from the coding sequence ATGTACAAAATTTTACTTTTGTTTATCGGCCTAACAGCTTTCTTTCGAATAAACGCATCCCATATTCCAGGAGGGAATATTACCTATGAATGCCTGGGAAATGATCAGTATGTGATTACGCTTACCCTTTTTGAAGATTGTGGTACTGCTTTTATTGCAAACGGACCTATCAATATTGATGTCAGCAATGACTGTGGAATTACTGGCTTAACACAAGCCACCTTGCAAAATGTGATCTACGCAGAGGAAGTATCTCAATTATGTGACGCTCAGCTACCTTTTAGCGAATGTAATGGTAACAATATGCCTGGGATCTACATGCACCAATGGACGGATACCCTAACACTGAGTGATCAATGTGATGCATGGACCTTTAGTTATGAGATTTGCTGTAGGAATGCTTCTGATAACGTAATTGGTGCGGATGGTGCTTCGTTTTATATTGAAACAACGCTAAACAATCAAGATGCTCCTTGTAATAGCTCTCCTTCTGTTACCACTCAAATGATTCCCTATATCTGTGTCAATCAGCCTTTAATCTATAACCTTGGTGTTTATGAACCTGATGGAAATACATTGGTTTATTCGTTGATTGATGGTCAGAATGGAGGAGCAGGTGGAGCACTGAATTATGCCCCACCAAACACAGGTGCAGCGCCAATTCCCGGTATTTCCATAAATAGTTCAACTGGGGATCTTTCATTCACACCCACTCAGGTTGGTAATTATGTTGTAGTTGTTTTAGTTGAGGAATATGATGAAAATGGCGTCTTAATCGGATCGCTTACGCAAGATTTTCAGTTCGAAGTGATCAATTGTCCGGCAAATACGAACCCCGTTGAACCAGCTGGGATAACCAATTATAGCGGTGATGGAGTGCAGTTGTCAAGTAATGAGATTGAAGTCTGTCCAGGAGACCAGTTCTGTTTTCAATTAGAATTTACGGATTTAAACGCGGGAGATTCTATCTTCATTTCCTCGAACCTTGATGTGGCATTGCCAGGAGCAACATTTACCCAGTTAACTTTTCAGTCACCGGCTGTGGCTGAGATTTGTTGGACCGCAACGTCTACTGTGCCGAGCAATACCAGTGTCGTTTTTAATGCAAGAGATAATGCTTGTCCGATGTTTGGAATTACTTTTTTTCCACTGAGTGTGTTCATTAACCCTGGAACTGATGCGGGGCCCGATGTTACTCTTTGCGCTGGTGATACTACGGATCTCTATGCTACAGGTGGAACCAGCTTTACGTGGGAAGCACTTCCCGGAGGAGATCCTATCAGTGTAGGGAATAACTTCGAGTGTGAAACTTGTCAAGGAACGTATGCACTGCCTTCTGTTACAACTCAATATGAGGTGACCAGTGATTTAACGGGGCTCTGTAGTAATAAAGATACGGTTGAAGTTGAGGTAGTGCCTGATTTTGCTTATACCTTGTCACAGAGCGCGGAAACTTCGTGCATTGGTTCTGATGTTAGTTTTGAATTGGTAATGAACCCTATAGATGTTTATGATATTCAGTGGACTCCAGGTAGTGGGTTAGATGATCCCAACTCAGCAACACCAGTTTTGACGACTTCTGCACCCGGTAATTATGCTTATGCCGTGAGCATTGAGTCTCCAATGGGGTGTGTAAGATACGATACGTTGGAAGTTACAGTTGCTCCTGCTACATCCCCTGATTATGAAGTACTCGTTTCTCAAACCGATCTTGATTGTGGTGATACGGTGTTTTTTGATGTGAATATTCTAAGTGCTCCCCCAGCTATTTGCGATTTGAGCATAAATACAATTTGTGATGGTCCAGAATCAAACTATCAGGTTGGTTCGTTTGATACACAGAACACGTTAACATCATGGCCAGCGCCTTTTGGAAACTGGTATAGGAATGCAAAACATCAGTTTTTGTTCACGGCTGCAGAGTTATTAGCAGCTGGATTACAACCGGGAAAGATTACCGAAATAGCCTGGGATGTTACCGAAATCAATGGTGATACCATTTATTATGATTATACGATAAACATGGGGTGTACTTCCACGAGTGATTTGAATACATGGGAAACAGGTTTGTCTAATGTTTTCACTCCTCAAAACGTGGAAGTGAACCTGGGAACAAATACACTTGTTTTTTCTTCTGCTTACGAATGGGATGGTGTTTCAAATCTTGTTGTTGAGATATGTTATGATAATCGTCATTTGAACTGGTCGAATAATTCAGTGACTCCATTAACGAACACGAGCTTTAATTCTTCACTAGTTTACATTAGTGATAATTTAGCGGCTTGTCCTGCGATAAACGTCAGCCAGACTTCTAATCAACGTCCAGTAACCTATTTTTCTAATTGCTCATTAGAACCTGACCCCAACAATTTTACATTTAACTGGCAATCGACAGCAGACCCCGTTGATGATCCTGCGTCTGATAGCACCTTTGCAATAGTATCTAATGATGGTGATTTTGAGGTTTTTGTTACAAATTTACTAGGTGGTTGTGTTGATTCAACCACAATTAGCGTTACGGCTGAGTGCTGTGGATTCGATGAAGTGATCATTGATGATGTGACTTGTTTTGGAGGTGTAGATGGCGGATTATCAATTATACCTTATAGCAACCATGTCACAACATTTGAGGTGCTTGTAACGGAAACGTCATCAGGTTCAACAGTTTACAACCAAGCAGGTATAGTAGATACGGCATTCGTAAATGGCTTAGCTGCTGGTGACTATACCATTCAAATGATGACAAATGATGGATGTATGTCGGATACTTCGATCACGATTGAACAACCTGTCGAGTTTGTGGTAAGCATTGAAGGAGATTCCGTGATGTGTATTGGTGACTCTTTACAGCTTAGTGCTGATGGAGGAGTTGTTTTTGATTGGACAAACGCTGTAAGCTTTGCTGATAATAGCTTGGATACTGTTTGGTACATTGGTAATACATCGGAAATGATCTATTTGCAGGCAACTGATGCAACAGGTTGTATTGCCGTGGATTCATTACAAATGACGGTAAATGCATTGCCCATGATTTCGCTGTCTAATGACACTACGATTTGCGAAAATGATACGACTACTTTGGTTGCATCAGGTGGAGATTCGTACACCTGGACACCGAATATAGATATATCAACAACTATGGGCTCTAGTGTGGAGGTATGGCCTTCCGGCACAGCTGTTTATCAAGTAACTGTTGAGGATGCCAATGGTTGTTTAGATAGCGCAAGTGTTACCGTTACGATTCAGTCGTTACCTTCAATTGATGCAGGTCCGGATATTGAAATTTGTTTCGGTGATACTGCAATTCTGAATGGTTTAGGTAGTGATGTAAATACTTGGATACTTGGAGATTCAATATTGGATCCAATGAATGAGGTAACTGAGGCGTGGCCCTCTACGAGTAATACGTATGTGCTGGAAGGAACTGATCTATTGGGTTGTGTTAATTATGACACCATGGAGGTGACTGTGAACTCGCTTCCAACGGTAGACGCAGGTTCAGACCTTTGGGTTTGTCCGAGTAGTACCGTTCAGCTGCAGGGTTCAAGTGATGGGGCTGTTTTTAGTTGGACTCCAACGGCAGATTTGAATGATCCTAGTATATTGATGCCTGATGCTTCTCCAGATGATACTACCGTCTACTATTTAACCGTGCAAAGTGCTGTTGGATGTGAGCAAGTAGATTCAATGATCGTTTTTGCCGGAGGGCCTGTCCCAACAGATGCAGGAATTAATGACACGATCTGTGAAGGAGATAGTGTAATGATTGGGGCGGCACCCACCGCTGTTGCTGGTACTTTGTTTGACTGGCAACCAGCCGCTTCAATCGTTGACAATACTTTGGATAATCCTGTTGTTTACCCATCTAGTGACACTTGGTTCGTGGTAAACACGGCTAACGACACCTGTACAGGAGTGGATTCAGTATTCGTAAAAGTACATCCATACCCATTGGCAAATGCAGGTGCTGATATCGCCATTTGTATAGGAGATACAGCTCAGTTAAATGCAACAGGTGGAGTGAGTTATTCTTGGAATACAGAAACGAACTTATCAGATAGTACGATTGCTGATCCAATTATATACCCGACCTCAACTACTGACTTTAGCGTGACAGTGACGGATGCACTTGGGTGTTCGCAAAGCGATACTATGGAGGTCATTGTTAACCCATTGCCGATAGCTGATGCTGGTCAAAATGATACAATTTGTTTTGGAGATACTACACAGCTGAGCGCTTCTGGTGGCGTTGGGTTTCTGTGGAGTCCAAATGATTCGATTTCAGATGAATTGGTTTTTGATCCGTCAGTATGGCCTTCTACCACTACAGATTATATCGTAGAAGTAACTGATGCGAATAGTTGTATCAATGCAGATACGATTCGTATAGTAGTTAACCCATTGCCTATTGTAGATGCAGGCTTGGATTTAGAGATGTGTATTTACGATTCAATTCAGCTTAATGTTACTGGGGCGGTCGATTACATTTGGAGTCCAGATTCTACATTGAGTCAGAATGATATTTCAAACCCTTTTAGCAATGCGCTGGATTCAGAGACATTTGTTGTATTAGGTACAGATGCCAACGGGTGTCAGAATACAGATACGATGGAGTTGATAGTTCATGACCTCCCAATAGTGATGGCTTCTCAAGATACGGCTATCTGTATTTATGACACTGCCTCCATTGGGGCTACTGGTGCACTGCAGTATGAATGGTCTCCTTCAGCAGACCTTGCTGCACCCAACGATGCAATGACGTTGGCATATCCACAAGACACAACTGTATATATTGTTGAGGGAACTGATGCTAACGGATGTGTAAATGTAGATTCATTGATTTTAACTGTAGATCCTTTGCCTATTGCAAATGCTGGTATAGATGTGGATATCTGTAGAGGTGATTCTACTCAACTAACAGCCAGTGGAGGCGAGAGTTATTATTGGACTCCAATGGATTCAATTGTTGATGAAAATGTGTTTAATCCGATTGTTTATCCTGATACTACAACGGAATATATCGTAACTGTAGTGGATTCTAATGCTTGTGTGAATTACGACTCAGTTAATGTGAATGTATTCAGGGTGGCAACGATCCCAGATACATCCATCTGTCTTACGGATAGCATTCAATTAGCTGTTTATGGTTCTCCAGGGAATCAATTCGTCTGGACTCCTTCCGATGGATTGAGCGAATCAAATTTACCTAATCCAATGGCTTCTCCTGAAAACAGCACTACCTATACCGTCACAGTATCTGACGTAGCAGGGTGCGTAGATCAAGCATCTGTGAATATTACTGTTTTTGATATTCCGATTATAGGGTTTAGCTATGTTTTAACACCTGATTGTGATGGGGTATTGGTTGAGTTCTCAGATAGTAGTAGTTATGCAGATGATTATAGGTGGTCATTTAGCAATGGTCAAGAGGTAGATGACATAGAGCCAACTACACTGTTTGAATATGATTCTGAGGCGGGCGTTGACTTGTTGCTATCAAATGATTTTGGTTGTTCAACGGATTCTACTTTTGCCATCAGTTTAACCGACTTCGACTCTTTCTATGACATTCATATTCCGAATGTATTTACGCCAAATGGAGATGGGCAGAATGACTATTTCTGGGTTCAGGTTCCTGGAAATCTGGCCGAGTGTTTAGATTTGAAGGTGTACAACCGATGGGGTATGTTGATCTTCAATTCGTTCGGTGGCATAACTGCTTGGGACGGCAAGAACTCAGACGGTGATGAAGTTCCAGACGGCACTTATATGTTCACTATTGAAATTGAAGATTATACCTACGAAGGTACAGTCACAATATTCAGGTAA
- a CDS encoding OmpA family protein produces MKLRNLLFALLILLGGVGYCQLSYEHYKEAYKPHYDVLVKNYTPVETFNDLNSGQYGAALIYLYDESLKNKDLQTNISGILTSADRSKVAQGLKECGASYAIKVLGLMKDEWQQEIAWFLDRETYHAIAPSLPAIRDFKPGSAGYLFKKEVKNFGLLYAGGGLDLAYSAFKGLSTYVDAYNGWTTKVGPGGTLYTLSEELNSPGGFKGFTLGAGLKLSNTMYMDIYFQRRATVASGGGESPEAWTKDIKFSMNNINLDFMWMQQPQFISFVQGFGFQYNMGGVKHRSSLTDNKYEKIGDNVSNFGVKYKAGLMINPESLPVMFGVTPYWQINFPKMDFTSVDEANPQLAYGGGDVDDLKSSVSNLGIQLTVNYKFGGKQEVKDYPTFEEELMATMDPHLNTTYEELLPRITPDGKTLYFVRGDHPLNVEGASNTQDIWVSSDIDKGLDKATAKHLGAPFNEGNYNAVVGVSPDENSMVIKGYYKNGEPDGIGYSIIYRTKDGWSKPEGLDIKDYKSMAKGSYVGAYWTQDGKKMILSLSESSTDDLQDMYISELQADGSWSKPKNLGPDINTDAGEHSPFLASDGKTLYFSSNREGGEGGYDIYFTQRMDDSWTKWSEPVNMGSEINSENFDAYYTIDAKGEYAYMVSSENSVGLTDIVRIELEQEVQPDPVVLITGKVLNAKDNSPLEANIAYNGLLDGVNYGIARTNPATGEYKIVLPYGKKYDFSANAANFIGISETMDLTEVGEYKEIVRDLYLVPIEVGSTVRLNNIFFETGKSELKDESYNELNRVVELLNQNPAMTIELSGHTDNVGNAASNKKLSQDRAASCKTYLVEQGIDESRLKAVGYGEDKPVASNDTAEGQAQNRRVEFTILTN; encoded by the coding sequence ATGAAATTAAGAAATCTACTCTTCGCATTGCTGATCCTCTTGGGAGGAGTTGGCTACTGCCAATTATCTTATGAACATTATAAGGAAGCGTATAAACCGCACTATGACGTTCTGGTAAAAAACTACACCCCTGTTGAGACCTTCAACGACTTGAACTCAGGTCAGTACGGAGCTGCGCTTATTTATTTGTATGATGAGTCCCTTAAAAACAAAGATCTTCAGACAAACATCTCTGGAATTTTGACATCAGCAGATCGATCAAAGGTAGCACAAGGTCTTAAGGAATGTGGCGCGAGTTACGCCATCAAAGTTTTAGGATTAATGAAAGATGAATGGCAACAGGAAATCGCTTGGTTTTTAGATCGAGAGACTTATCATGCGATTGCTCCAAGTTTACCAGCAATTAGAGATTTCAAACCAGGAAGCGCTGGTTATTTGTTTAAAAAAGAAGTTAAGAACTTTGGTCTACTTTATGCTGGTGGAGGACTTGACCTGGCTTACTCGGCCTTCAAAGGACTTAGCACGTATGTAGATGCTTACAATGGGTGGACGACAAAAGTGGGGCCAGGTGGCACATTATACACGTTAAGTGAAGAACTCAATAGTCCAGGAGGATTCAAAGGGTTTACGCTTGGTGCAGGACTTAAATTATCCAACACCATGTATATGGATATCTACTTTCAACGAAGAGCTACGGTTGCTTCAGGTGGAGGAGAATCACCAGAAGCGTGGACAAAAGATATCAAATTCTCAATGAACAACATCAATCTTGACTTCATGTGGATGCAGCAACCGCAGTTTATATCCTTTGTTCAAGGTTTTGGATTCCAGTACAATATGGGAGGTGTAAAGCATCGTTCTAGTCTGACCGATAACAAGTATGAAAAAATTGGAGACAACGTTTCTAACTTTGGTGTGAAGTACAAAGCTGGATTGATGATTAACCCTGAAAGTTTGCCCGTTATGTTTGGTGTAACACCTTACTGGCAAATTAATTTTCCAAAAATGGATTTCACTTCGGTAGATGAAGCTAATCCCCAACTCGCTTATGGTGGTGGAGATGTTGATGACCTAAAGTCAAGTGTTTCTAACCTGGGGATTCAACTTACGGTGAATTATAAATTTGGTGGAAAGCAAGAAGTTAAGGACTACCCAACATTTGAAGAGGAATTGATGGCTACCATGGACCCTCACTTGAACACTACCTATGAAGAGCTTCTTCCAAGAATTACACCAGATGGAAAAACACTCTATTTTGTAAGGGGAGATCATCCTCTAAATGTTGAAGGAGCAAGTAACACGCAAGACATCTGGGTAAGTTCAGACATTGACAAAGGGCTGGACAAGGCTACTGCAAAACATCTTGGAGCACCTTTTAACGAAGGAAACTATAATGCCGTTGTTGGAGTAAGTCCAGATGAAAACTCAATGGTAATCAAAGGGTACTACAAAAATGGGGAGCCTGATGGCATTGGTTACTCTATCATCTATAGAACTAAAGATGGCTGGAGTAAGCCAGAAGGACTAGATATTAAAGACTATAAATCTATGGCAAAAGGGAGTTATGTTGGTGCTTACTGGACCCAAGATGGTAAGAAAATGATCTTGAGCTTGTCTGAGAGCAGCACTGATGATCTTCAGGACATGTATATCTCAGAGTTGCAAGCTGATGGATCTTGGTCTAAACCTAAGAACTTAGGTCCGGACATCAACACAGATGCAGGAGAACACTCGCCTTTCCTTGCTTCTGATGGCAAAACATTATACTTCTCGTCAAACCGTGAAGGTGGTGAAGGTGGTTATGACATCTATTTCACACAGCGAATGGATGATAGCTGGACAAAATGGAGCGAACCAGTAAACATGGGATCAGAAATTAACTCGGAGAATTTCGATGCATACTACACCATAGATGCGAAAGGGGAATATGCTTACATGGTTTCGAGCGAAAACTCTGTGGGACTAACAGATATTGTTAGAATAGAATTAGAGCAAGAGGTACAACCAGATCCGGTAGTACTGATCACAGGTAAGGTGTTAAATGCTAAAGACAACTCTCCACTTGAGGCGAACATTGCTTACAACGGCCTATTGGATGGGGTGAATTATGGTATTGCAAGAACAAACCCTGCTACCGGTGAGTACAAAATCGTTCTTCCGTATGGTAAGAAATATGATTTCAGCGCAAACGCTGCTAACTTCATCGGTATTTCAGAAACAATGGACCTTACTGAAGTTGGAGAGTATAAAGAGATTGTGAGAGATCTGTACCTTGTTCCAATTGAAGTAGGATCTACAGTAAGGCTTAATAACATCTTCTTTGAAACAGGTAAATCTGAGCTGAAGGATGAATCTTACAATGAGCTAAATCGAGTAGTTGAATTATTGAACCAAAACCCAGCAATGACGATCGAACTTTCTGGGCATACGGACAATGTTGGGAATGCCGCATCAAACAAAAAGCTATCACAAGACAGGGCTGCTTCATGTAAGACCTATTTAGTGGAGCAAGGTATTGATGAAAGCAGATTAAAAGCAGTAGGTTACGGTGAAGACAAACCCGTAGCAAGCAATGATACAGCTGAAGGTCAAGCTCAAAACAGAAGAGTAGAGTTTACGATCTTGACCAATTAA